Within the Desertibacillus haloalkaliphilus genome, the region AATCCCCTCCCTGAAGGATTAACAAAAGATGAAATAAATAATTTGTTAACATTAGTACAAGAAAAAGAAAACAAAAGAAATGTTGCTATTGTTTATACCCTTCTCTTTACTGGAATTCGCGTATCGGAATTATGCGCATTAAACAGATCTGACCTTAAAGAGAATGGTCAAAACACCTCATTAGTTGTTTCAAATCAAGAAAGTTCCAAAAAGAAAAAACGGATACTTCCTATTCCAAAACAGGTTATCGAGTATTTAAATCTGTATTTATCTTCTCGAAATGATGATAATGATGCTTTATTCGTATCGAATTATCGTAAAAGAATTTCCCCACGTACTGTTCAACATATGTTAAACAGATATAATGTTTATCCTCATAAATTTCGTCATACATTTTGTTATGAGTTAGCAAGGAAAGGGGTAGATCTTTCTATAATAGCTACTTTAGCTGGACATTCTGATATTAATATCACAAAGCAATATTTCAATCCTTTAGTAAAAGGAGATTTAGAACAAGCAGTTAATCAAATTTTTATTTAATAAAGTCTCATAAATTTAACAAAATATATATTTTGTTAAATTTATGAGACTGTTTTTTTAAATGACTTTGTTGTACTGTAGGTGTTTGATATATTTAAACGAAGTTTAAATATATCAAACTGATTTTTTTATTAAATTCAATATTACATATTGAGTCCCAAGACTAAAAAAACACACACTAATAATTCCGTGTGTGTTTTTTTAGTCTTGGGACTCTACCGAAGAACTTATGATATACTTTACTTTAAAGTTGCATACTACACTTTTAATATGTAAAATTATTTTCACGACAAAAAAGACAAAAGAAAAAGTCCCGCGGTGCGGCAACACCATAATGCAGGACTCACGGCTACCTTACACAAGGTACACGAATAAAAAAACAAAACTTTGCTACTCCTATTCTATTCAAATAGATAAAAAATATCAAGGGGTAAGCAATATTCGTGTACCTTGTGTAGGTGCCGGGTGATGCTTACCCCTTTTTCTTTTGTTGCAAAAGAATAGAAAGGAGATTCAAAATGTCTACAAGTATAATAATTACTGCTGACCAATTTAAAGAAATGACCACTTATAAATCATATGTTTCAAGTGAAGAAAACCATCAAAAGGTTAAGCTTTCGTTACTTAACGATATAAGAAAAATTTATGGAGAAAAGTGGTATAGAGTTAAGGGAGGTACACGTAAAGCAATTGATTATTTAGCGTGGTTTGCTGCAGAAAGAGGGTTTGCTTTTCCGAGTTCAGAGCACATAGGAGAAAAATACTCTATTTCAGACCGAACTGTTCGAAATATTATTAAGAAGCTTGAAGATAACGGATTGATTATTAAAATTTATCGACGAGCAAAAAAAACAAATAGTATAGGTAAACCTATATTTTTATTTACTAATCACCCTTATTTTAATTATTGGACTGAATTTTTAAAGTTAGATTTCCATGCAGATTTCCATGCAGAAAACGCTGAAACCTCTTCGGAGAGTAAGCCTGAAGCAATAAAAAATAAATCTACCATTGATTTAACTTATTTAATTTCATTAATAAATAAACGTAAAGAAATTAATCTCGAAGATCTTGATCATACATATACCCCATCTCATATTCCTAAAGAATTTATAAATATAACAAAACCTTTTTTTAAGTCAGCTCTAATGATTTATAAATTATGGGGACGTGTAAAAACAGCTTATAAAAATAGCTCATTAGATAGACCATTAGAAGATTTACTCCCTATCATCATCCAAGCATTTAAAGAAACTATCTTTTCAAAAAAAGCAGGAAAAATAAAAGGTGACTTCAAAGGGTATTTTTATGGGACTATACATCGAATGTTTGTAGTAGAACGAAGAAATGAAATATCAAATGAAATAAATTGGCTTTAGATA harbors:
- a CDS encoding helix-turn-helix domain-containing protein; amino-acid sequence: MSTSIIITADQFKEMTTYKSYVSSEENHQKVKLSLLNDIRKIYGEKWYRVKGGTRKAIDYLAWFAAERGFAFPSSEHIGEKYSISDRTVRNIIKKLEDNGLIIKIYRRAKKTNSIGKPIFLFTNHPYFNYWTEFLKLDFHADFHAENAETSSESKPEAIKNKSTIDLTYLISLINKRKEINLEDLDHTYTPSHIPKEFINITKPFFKSALMIYKLWGRVKTAYKNSSLDRPLEDLLPIIIQAFKETIFSKKAGKIKGDFKGYFYGTIHRMFVVERRNEISNEINWL
- a CDS encoding tyrosine-type recombinase/integrase, encoding MNKCAGAPNISHFANYLLKQKKSENTIKTYQRVLQSFENWLEKNNKSIISFTRSDIQLYMDYLTSVQKSDSTIDKSFNAIRSFTRYLNQPQLTDGIKYKKRMNNNPLPEGLTKDEINNLLTLVQEKENKRNVAIVYTLLFTGIRVSELCALNRSDLKENGQNTSLVVSNQESSKKKKRILPIPKQVIEYLNLYLSSRNDDNDALFVSNYRKRISPRTVQHMLNRYNVYPHKFRHTFCYELARKGVDLSIIATLAGHSDINITKQYFNPLVKGDLEQAVNQIFI